Proteins encoded within one genomic window of Xiphophorus maculatus strain JP 163 A chromosome 11, X_maculatus-5.0-male, whole genome shotgun sequence:
- the LOC111610029 gene encoding uncharacterized protein LOC111610029: MLTEGGASSDSEEEQTDSSDDAPLPDAQLAKRPASESPPDLTPKDREPVTPVRGLLYGDASTVWRNVSHPVLPNRLQDLSWMVAHGILPVRAVMHSRGMSATSICPRPGCGAPESVRPLLWECSAAVDLWAKAGSLQFPHLPAREVLHGQLVLYGVSQQKMTKKDFAERWLTPATIKDATWTSRNLLVSRRRQMPPVAVIRMAAAKRGTPRAAGGAPRTQPPRRIACASVDEGAGAPRAEVQAAAAWLSG, encoded by the exons ATGCTAAccgaaggcggagctagctcGGACTCTGAGGAAGAACAGACGGACAGCAGCGATGATGCCCCCCTTCCCGACGCCCAGCTGGCTAAGAGGCCGGCATCTGAGTCACCTCCCGACCTTACCCCCAAG GACCGGGAACCAGTGACTCCAGTGCGCGGCCTCCTGTATGGAGACGCCTCCACCGTTTGGCGCAACGTGAGCCATCCCGTCCTTCCAAACAGACTCCAGGACCTGTCATGGATGGTGGCTCATGGGATCCTGCCGGTCAGAGCCGTTATGCACTCCCGCGGCATGTCTGCAACGTCCATCTGCCCCCGACCCGGTTGTGGCGCGCCGGAGTCGGTGAGGCCCCTGCTGTGGGAGTGCAGCGCTGCTGTGGACCTGTGGGCGAAGGCCGGCTCCTTGCAATTCCCACACTTGCCAGCAAGGGAGGTCCTCCATGGACAGCTAGTGCTGTACGGGGTGAGCCAgcagaaaatgactaaaaaagacTTCGCTGAGAGGTGGCTCACCCCAGCCACCATCAAAGACGCcacttggacctccagaaactTGCTGGTGAGCAGGCGCAGGCAGATGCCCCCCGTGGCTGTGATCCGGATGGCAGCAGCAAAAAGAGGAACACCAAGGGCTGCAGGTGGCGCGCCAAGGACACAGCCACCAAGAAGAATCGCCTGCGCCTCCGTGGACGAAGGAGCCGGTGCTCCACGAGCAGAGGTCCAAGCAGCGGCGGCCTGGCTCtccgggtga